The following coding sequences are from one Chanos chanos chromosome 12, fChaCha1.1, whole genome shotgun sequence window:
- the LOC115825635 gene encoding class I histocompatibility antigen, F10 alpha chain-like: MNFMVISAVLLLGAVLQTESERHSLYYIYTALSKPVSVPGIHEFIAMGLLDDREIDYYNSQDKVKIPRQHWMRESLTADYWEKGTQSRKSKEQWFKVNVNILMDRMRHNQSDIHVLQWRHGCEAERHSDGSVRFVSGDDQYSYDGRDFLSFDDATMQWVAPVDQAVPTKRKWDDVPILNQYTKGYLEKECVDWLSKFMTYGEEELKKHSPPDVFAFARRATTPNKLTLTCMATGLYPKDVTLSIRKNRITLHDDKVNSTGVRPNSDGTYQLRRSVEIPESEKADYDCWVNHRTLKEPTISVWGN; the protein is encoded by the exons AGAGACACTCCCTCTATTACATATACACTGCCCTCTCCAAACCTGTCTCTGTACCTGGAATCCATGAGTTCATTGCTATGGGCCTGCTtgatgacagagagattgaCTACTACAACAGTCAGGACAAAGTCAAGATTCCAAGACAACACTGgatgagagagagtctgacagcTGACTACTGGGAGAAAGGCACTCAGTCACGAAAGAGTAAAGAACAGTGGTTTAAAGTCAATGTCAACATTCTGATGGATCGAATGAGACACAATCAGTCTG ATATCCATGTTCTTCAGTGGAGACATGGCTGTGAGGCTGAGAGACACTCTGATGGATCAGTAAGATTTGTGAGTGGTGATGACCAGTACAGTTATGATGGTAGAGACTTCCTGTCCTTTGATGATGCCACTATGCAGTGGGTGGCCCCAGTTGATCAGGCCGTTCCCACCAAAAGGAAGTGGGATGATGTGCCCATTCTCAACCAGTACACTAAGGGTTACCTTGAGAAGGAGTGTGTGGACTGGCTCTCCAAGTTCATGACTTACGGTGAAGAGGAGCTCAAGAAACATT ctccaccagatgtttttgcttttgcaaGGAGGGCGACCACACCCAACAAACTGACCTTGACCTGTATGGCCACTGGCTTGTACCCCAAAGATGTGACCCTGAGCATCAGAAAGAACCGCATTACACTCCATGATGATAAAGTGAATTCTACTGGAGTAAGACCAAACAGTGATGGAACTTACCAACTCAGGAGGAGTGTGGAGATCCCAGAGTCTGAAAAAGCAGATTATGACTGTTGGGTGAACCACAGGACCCTGAAAGAACCAACAATTTCTGTGTGGGGTAACTAG